A region of Paenibacillus sp. 37 DNA encodes the following proteins:
- a CDS encoding SMI1/KNR4 family protein produces MYIVSRVLKPVPAEELDHFEQQHAISLPLSYRTWIEHYGEGTYTGWMNVQRPDPEVLKPFVEYDFWIHTDDSPISQHQLEQCISIGSSVDGDFLAVHPEVEGLLWLPRHDENITLWTCSETEFGETLDRIYCGYYHQDNPITPLYFEPWNELRKHTFYHFSGTEQGSSMKELADTCKTEFKWDAVLENEYMCKMFMVSMGGYLRFNYAAGREVALFYEEKNGAEEATDNEISLFLQAHYCTAYE; encoded by the coding sequence ATGTATATTGTATCCCGTGTACTTAAGCCGGTTCCAGCGGAGGAACTGGATCACTTTGAACAACAGCACGCCATCTCGCTACCTTTGTCATACCGCACCTGGATTGAACACTACGGGGAAGGTACATATACGGGATGGATGAATGTGCAGAGGCCAGACCCAGAAGTGTTGAAGCCTTTTGTGGAATATGATTTTTGGATACATACGGATGATTCGCCTATAAGTCAACATCAACTTGAGCAGTGCATCTCCATCGGCAGTTCTGTAGATGGAGATTTCCTTGCTGTTCATCCGGAAGTTGAGGGACTGTTGTGGCTACCGCGTCATGATGAGAATATCACCTTATGGACATGCTCGGAGACTGAATTTGGCGAAACGCTTGATCGGATCTATTGTGGGTATTACCATCAGGATAATCCAATAACGCCACTTTACTTTGAGCCGTGGAATGAGTTGCGGAAACATACATTTTACCATTTTTCAGGCACGGAACAGGGAAGCTCCATGAAGGAACTCGCCGATACATGCAAAACAGAATTTAAGTGGGACGCTGTGTTGGAGAATGAGTACATGTGCAAGATGTTCATGGTGTCGATGGGAGGATATTTACGATTTAACTATGCTGCTGGGAGAGAAGTTGCCCTGTTCTATGAAGAAAAGAATGGTGCGGAGGAGGCAACGGATAACGAAATCAGTTTGTTCTTGCAGGCACATTATTGTACGGCATATGAATAG